The Eubacterium maltosivorans genome includes the window ACCCTTATTTCCCAGGAAACCAGGGGAAATTAATACATTGCCACTATCCGGAAGGGCGGCGGCGCCTCTGCCTGCGGTCTGGCTGCAGCCGCTCCGGCGGTTCAGAAAAACGCCACCATGGTTGTGTTTGATGGTGAGCTGGATAAAGCCATCGCAGCCATGATCATCGCCCAGGGCGCAGCAGCCCAAGGCAAGGATGTGACCCTGTTTTTTACCTTCTGGGGCCTGAACGTGCTGCGTAAGCCGAAGGCGCCAAGGGTAAAGAAGAATCTGATTGAAAAAATGTTTGGCCTGATGATGCCAAAGGGCGCCAGGCGGCTGCCTTTATCCAAAATGAATATGCTGGGGATTGGGCCTGCCATGATCAAAAGCATCATGAAAAAGAAAAATGTGGACGACATCGAAACCATGATTCACAAGGCTCAGGACGCCGGGGTACGCTTTATTGCCTGCACCATGAGTATGGAGCTCATGGGGATTAAAAAGGAAGAGCTCATTGACGGCATTGAGTACGCGGGCGTCGGCACCTATATCGCCAGCAATGAAAATGTCGGGACCACCTTATTTATTTAACAGCACAATGCACGAAAAAGCCACTGCAGATTTTGCAGTGGCTTTTATTGTTGCTGCCAGTAAAAATTAAAAGCGTATACCAGGGGATCATAACCGGGTCAGGCTTTTCAGACCTCAATCTCGATGGAAACCGGGCAGTGGTCAGAGCCGGTGACATCGGTGTGGATAGCGGCGTTTTTGACCATGCCGATGGCGTTGTCGGACACAAAGAAATAATCGATGCGCCATCCGGCGTTGTTGGCCCGGGCATTAAAACGGTAGGACCACCAGGAGTACTCAATGGTATCTGGATGCAGGTGACGGTAAGTATCCACATAGCCGTTTTCAAAGAAATGGTCAAGCCACTCGCGCTCCATAGGCAGGAAGCCCGAGCGTTTGGCGTTGGATTTGGGGTTTTTCAAGTCCATCTCGGTATGTGCAGTGTTGACATCGCCGCAGATGATGACCTTTTTACCCTGGTCGACCAAGGCGTTGACATCCTTTAAGAAACAGTCATAAAAATCCATTTTAAACTGAAGACGCTCATCATCCTTCTGACCATTGGGAAAGTAAATATTAAAGAGGGTGAACGCCGGATATTCCATGATAATGGTACGGCCCTCATGGTTGAAGCGGTCATCGGACAGTCCGGTGGTGATTGAGAGAGGTTCTTCTTTATAGTAAACAGCAGTGCCGCTGTAGCCTTTGCGCTCGGCAGAGTGGAAAAAGCTGTGGTAGCCGGGAATGCCCTTGATGTCCTCGCTGATCTGATCCTCAGAGGCTTTGACCTCCTGAAGGCATAGAATATCGGGCTGAGCGGCTTCGACCCATTCGGTAAAGCCCTTTTGTGCCACCGCCCGGATGCCGTTGACGTTCCAGGAATATAGTTTCATATCAATGCTCCTTTATCGATTTTTCATTGTTTTTTTGGTATAATGTAATTTATTATAACACAGAATCATTAGCAGTGAGTCAAGAAATATACGGGAGATGAAAAAATGAACTATATCATCGGGATTGACGGCGGCACCACCAAAATAAAGGCAGTTCTTTTCGATACCACAGGCCATGAGATCGAGACTGTGGCTGCACCCAGCGATATTATAGAGGACGGTGTACGTAAGGAACTGGATATGAATTTCTTCTGGGAAAAAACAGCGGCCTGCGTGCGCCTGCTGATGGAGAAGGGCCCTGCAAAGCCTGAGGATATCCTGGCAGTCGGGGTGACCGGACAGGGTGAGGGGCTGTGGGCTCTGGATAAAAACAACCGGCCAGTGGGCAGAGCAATTTTGTGGAATGACGGACGCGCCCATGAGGAAAACTGGGCTGTCAATGAAAAAACACCGGGGATCGGCAAGCTGGTGCACCGAAATCTGGGCACGCCGATAGGGGCTGGGAGCCCCCTTCTGCTGCTGTGGTGGACCAAGGATAACCGCCCGGATGTGTACCAGCAGATTCAGACTGTGTTTTTCGCAAAGGACTGGCTGCGGTACTGTATGACGGATAAAATAGCCACAGATCCCACCGACGGAGGCGCCGCCTATTTAAAACTTATCGACGGCGCGCCGGCCAAACAGGCTCTGACTGTGCTCAGTCTGTCCGAGGTGGAAAACAACATCCCTGAGGTATTGTCTTCCGATACAGTTGCCGGGGCGTTGACAGCGGCTGCTGCGGAAAAGATGGGCTTACGGATCGGAATCCCGGTGGTCACCGGGGCCATGGATGTGGTCGCCTCAGCGGTAGGCACTGGTGCGGTGAGCGTGGGTGACGCCGCGGTGGTATTGGGCACTACCTGCGCTGTGGAACAGGTGCTGCGGCTCCATGACTGTGATGTGACACGCTGCCGCAGACACTACCTGCACCACGTGCAGAAGAATCTGGCCATAGATTTGTCCTCCACCATAAACGGTATGGAAAATGTCGAATGGATGATGCGTGAGATTGCCAGAAGCGCCAATTACCGGGTGGTCGAGGGCCTTATCGAGGATACCCGTCCGGGAAGCGGCGGGATTATTTACCATCCTTATCTGTCCGCTGCCGGTGAGCGGGCTCCTTTTCAGCATCGAGATGCCAGCGCCAGCTTTTTTGGGGTGAACTCACGAACGACCAAGGGAGATCTTATGCGCGCGGTATACGAAGGACTGGCTTTCTCGGTTCGTGACTGTCTGGAGGGCGGCAGCTATGGTGAGCGCCTGCTGCTGTCCGGCGGCGGCGCAGGAAGCGAGACACTGTCCCAAATGATTGCCGATGTGACCGGACAATCCGTTGTGGTTACTAAGGGCTCCGAGTTCGGAGCACTGGGGGCAGCCATGACGGCCGGGGTCGCCATTGGCCTCTTTGAGAGCGTGGGTGACGCCGCTGCTAAATGCTGCCGGCTTAAAAAGATATATAAACCCCGCCAAAATGAGATGTACGAAAAGGGCTATACCTTCTACCGCGAGCTCAGAGCTGCTTTCGGGCCGTTGTGGGAACGACGGACGGAGATTTTTGGGAAATAAAAGTAAATTAAATAAATAAAAGCAATTTTTATGAATAAAAAGTCTGATGTGCGTTTTTGTGCATTAGGCTTTTTATTTTGCGCTTTTTAGGGCTAAAAAGATAAAATCAGAACTATTACCTTAAAAAAATGGTGAGAAAATGTAATATTACTTGACAAATGTAAGGAAACGGTGTAAATTATATTCATGAAATACATTTGTAAAATAAAAATACAAATGTAACGCAATTGAAAAATAAGTGGACATATGTAATAATGAAAAAAATATGGACACTTATTTGGAGGTTGCCATGGAAGATAAAAATCTGTATATCAAGATCGCGCACTGGTATTATACCTTAGGCATGACGCAGGATGAGATCGCAAAGCGGCTTTCTTTTACAAGACAGCGTGTGAATCGGATCATCAGCTCCCTGAGGGATATGGGCATTGTCACCATAAAGGTTAACGGCTATGCTCAGGGAAATGTAGCGTATGAAGGGGCGATCGAGGAACATTTTGGTTTAAAAAGAGTAATCATTGCGGAATCGTATGATGGTGAGAGCAATTATCTGCCGTCGCTTGCAAATACGGCATCTCAGTATTTGGAGGATTACCTTCAGCCGGGTATGAGCATTGGGGTATCCTGGGGGGAAACGCTGGCGGCAACCATTTCGAACCTTTCTTTTAAAAGGCGGAGTGAGTGCACAGTGGTGCAGATGGTCGGAGCGCAAAACATTGACATGGATATGTTAAAGTCGGATGAAATCGCCCGGTCGCTGGCAGATAAGCTGGACAGTGTGTGTTATATGCTTTACGCGCCAGTTGTTGTCGATCACGCGGAGACAAAGAGAATGCTAATGGAAGAGCGGACCATTCAAAAGTCCTATGAGCTCATGAGGCGCTGTGATGTGGCGCTCTTTGGGATCGGGCAGGTGAGCCGGGAGTCTACCATGTGTAAGCGTGGTCTGCTGAAGGTCGAGGACATTGACCGGCTGAGGCAGGACGGTTTTATTGGAGATGTCTGTGTGAATCCAGTAACCATTGATGGCCGCTGGCAGGATTGTTTTATCCGTGACCGTGTTATCAGCGCGAATATGGACATTCTGAAAAATATTCCGAATGTTGTGGCCATAGCTGGTGGGGAAGATAAGACCGAAGCTATCATCGGCTGTTTGGCCTCTGGGGTCATCGACACACTCATCACCACCGATATGACAGCAGAACGCATTGTGAGAACTCTTAGTTTGTAAAACTGGTTTGAACCACCTTGTGGTTTAGATAGATAAGTCAACGGCCGCATTGTGACAACAAGGGGGACGCCGTTGTCTGAAAAAACTATGATTCTCGGAGGGAAAACATGAAGTATATTATCGGCATTGATGCGGGGACATCGAATGTAAAGGCAGTTTTGTTTGATGTGGACGGCAATGAAATTTTAGTCGAAACTTTGGAAAACGAGCCCATTTATATCGGTGATACAGATGTAGAGCAAAACATGAATATTTTGTGGGAAAAGGTTGCTCTTTGTATCAAAATGATCATGGAAAACGGACCGGCAAAGGCAGACGATATTCTGGGTATCGGCGTCACCGGCCAGGGCGAGGGTATCTGGCTCATGGATGAAAACGGTGAACCCGTACAGGATGCGATTCTGTGGTGTGACGGCCGCGCTGCCGATGAAGTCGCCAAGGTGACAGAGGATGATCCAAAGCTCGGCGAAATGATTTTCAAAACAACCGGGACACCGCCGCTGACAGGAACACAGCTGATGCTGCTGAAGTGGATGAAAAACAACCGCAAGGAAGTACTGGACAGAGCGAAAACCATGTTCTTCTGTAAGGACTGGGTGCGTTATAAGCTGACTGGTATCATCAATGGCGATATGAGTGACACAGGAACATCTTTAATGGACGCAGAAAAAGGTGAAGTGGCAGTGGATTTGTTAAAGGCACTGGATCTGGGCGAGTATGCAGATCTGATCGCTCCAGTGGTTATTTCCAACAAAATCGTCGGTAATGTTCTTGACGGTGTCGCGAAGGATCTTGGCCTTAATCCAGAGACGCCGGTCGTAGCGGGAGCCATCGATGTTGTCGCCGCTGCGGTGGGGATCGGAGCCGTAGAAGACAAGGACATCTGCGTTATCTTAGGCACTACCTGCGCCAATGAAATCTTCATGAAAAAGGAAGACTGCGAATTTGGCAAGGAGGGAACCCGCCTTGAAAAGCATGCGGTGGGCGATCTGTTTGTCAATCTGATGCCAACCATGAACGGAACACCGAACATCGACTGGGTGCTCAACGAAATTGCTCTGACTAAGGATTTTTCTAAGGTCGATATCATGATCAAGGACGTTCCGGCCGGCAGCGGCGGCGTGATTTACCATCCCTACATCAGTGCAGCGGGTGAACGTGCTCCGTTTTATCACCCGCACGCCAAGGCGAACTTCTTTGGTATCAGCGCAAACACCAAGCGTGCAGATTTAGTTCATGCGGTTTACGAAGGCATCACCCTTTCCATTAAAGACTGCCTGCAGGGCGCGGATAGAAACAGCAAAATTTTTATTGCCGGCGGGGGAGCCAAGAGCTCGATCTGGGCGCAGATGATCTCAGACGTCACTGGTATGGAAGTTGTTGTTTCTGCTGGAAACGAGTTTGGTGCCAAAGGAGTTGCCATGATGGTAGGACTTGCGGTAGGCGAATATGAAAGCTATACCGATGCGGCCCGAAGAACCTGCAAATCCGAGCGTATTTACCGTCCGAGACCAGACCAGAATGCGATTTACGAAGATATTTACACATTGTATAAGGGCATCCGTATTGCCTGCGAAAGCCTGTGGACAGCCCGTGCCGATGTGATGAAAACCATCAGTAAACGTACTCGTGAAAACTAGAGACAGAAAGAAGGATAACACAATGAAAATTTTTTTTACTGCAGAATATGATGAAGAACAGTTAAAGCCATTATACGAAATGGGCGAAGTGGTAAAGGATGGCTGGGCCATTGGCCTGCCAAAAATGCCGGAGGAGGAGCTGATGGAGAAATCCGCCGACGCGGACATTATCATCACAAGCTATGATGATATTACCCGAGCGGTCATCGAAAATGCCCCGAACCTCAAGCTTATCGCCTGTACACGAGCCACTCCTGTCAATGTTGATATGGCTGCAGCAAAAGAACGAGGTATCCCTGTTATCTATACACCAGGACGTAATTCTGACACCACGGCAGAGATGACTGTAGGTCTCATACTCTCCATCGCCAGAAAGATCCCAATGGCTTACAAGGCATTGAAAGAAGGTAAATTTACCGCAGACCCCAATGCCCAGAAAGTGACTAAGGAAGGGTTAAAGGTCGATATGGTTTGGGATATGGAACCCGGTTCACCTTATATGGTCTTTAAGGGGACTCAACTCCATGGCAAAACCCTGGGAATCGTGGGTTACGGCAGTATCGGCCGTCGTGTAGGCAAAATTGCCCGCGCTTTTGGTATGGAACTGTTGATTTATGACCCGTTTCTCTGTCCTATTGATCTGGAGGAAGTCGGCGTTAAAAAAGCAGAAAAATTGGAAGATCTGATGAAAAACGCTGATTTTATTACTTGCCATATGAAGATTACTCCGGAAACTACTGGTATTATCAGTCGTGAAATGATTGCTCTCATGAAACCGACCGCTTATTTTATCAACAGCTCCAGAGGCGCAATTCTTGACGAGGAAGCCCTGATCGACGCACTCCGGGAAAAGCGGATTGCCGGCGCTGCCTTCGATGTCTATGCTAAGGAGCCTATTGCCAGCAACCATCCATATATCACTGAACTCGACAATGTGGTCATTACACCCCATATTGCCGGTGCTACCGACGACGTCCTTATTAATCATACCAAACAGATTGTCGCCGATGTAAAGCGCTTTTCAGAAGGCCGAAGAATGTTGTACGAATACCGTTAGGGCTGGAAAGATAAACCTGAAAAAATATATAATAAAGAGGAGATTAAAAATGTTACTGCAAAAAGAAAGAGAAGACGTTGTTAAATACTGCCAGATGTTGATTACCCACGGATTAACCAAGGGGACTGGAGGAAACATCAGTATTTTAAACCGGGAAGAAGGTCTGTTTGCCATCAGTCCAAGCGGCATTGACTATTTTGAAACTGAGCCCGAAGATATTGTTGTCATGAATCTGAAGGGTGAGATTGTGGACGGTGACCGTAAGCCCTCCAGCGAGCACGAGCTCCACCGTATCTTTTATACTGACCGCGACGATATTGCCGCAGTGGTGCATACCCACTCAGTTTACAGTACTGTTCTGGCAACCTTGAGAGAAGGATTGCCGGCTTCCAGCTATTTGGTCGCATTCTCCGGCTATGATGTCCGTTGTGCTGAATACGCCTCCTACGGCTCAATGGAACTGGCTAAAAATACCTTCGAAGCCATGAAAGAACGCAATGCCGCTTTTATGGCTAACCACGGTCTTATCGCCGGAGGCGGCGATATCCTCAATGCTTTCAATATTGTGGAACAGATCGAACAGTGCGCGGAAGTCTATGTTAAAGCAAGAGCTATTGGTACGCCGGTGCTTTTGGACCACGACGAAATGACCCGCATGATTGACAGCTTTAATAACTCTTACGGCCAGCGTAAAGCTAAAAAGGATCTCTAATAACCAAAGTCATGTGACTATTTTCTGAAATGAATAAACCCCATCAAAACCCGGAGACAGCAGATTGGCCTCCGGGTTTTCCTTTTTGGAAACTGGGGAAGAAAGGAAGAACAAGATGAAATACATGGAAATAAGGCAGGCCATCATCGATGCCTGCCTGT containing:
- a CDS encoding exodeoxyribonuclease III — translated: MKLYSWNVNGIRAVAQKGFTEWVEAAQPDILCLQEVKASEDQISEDIKGIPGYHSFFHSAERKGYSGTAVYYKEEPLSITTGLSDDRFNHEGRTIIMEYPAFTLFNIYFPNGQKDDERLQFKMDFYDCFLKDVNALVDQGKKVIICGDVNTAHTEMDLKNPKSNAKRSGFLPMEREWLDHFFENGYVDTYRHLHPDTIEYSWWSYRFNARANNAGWRIDYFFVSDNAIGMVKNAAIHTDVTGSDHCPVSIEIEV
- a CDS encoding FGGY-family carbohydrate kinase, giving the protein MNYIIGIDGGTTKIKAVLFDTTGHEIETVAAPSDIIEDGVRKELDMNFFWEKTAACVRLLMEKGPAKPEDILAVGVTGQGEGLWALDKNNRPVGRAILWNDGRAHEENWAVNEKTPGIGKLVHRNLGTPIGAGSPLLLLWWTKDNRPDVYQQIQTVFFAKDWLRYCMTDKIATDPTDGGAAYLKLIDGAPAKQALTVLSLSEVENNIPEVLSSDTVAGALTAAAAEKMGLRIGIPVVTGAMDVVASAVGTGAVSVGDAAVVLGTTCAVEQVLRLHDCDVTRCRRHYLHHVQKNLAIDLSSTINGMENVEWMMREIARSANYRVVEGLIEDTRPGSGGIIYHPYLSAAGERAPFQHRDASASFFGVNSRTTKGDLMRAVYEGLAFSVRDCLEGGSYGERLLLSGGGAGSETLSQMIADVTGQSVVVTKGSEFGALGAAMTAGVAIGLFESVGDAAAKCCRLKKIYKPRQNEMYEKGYTFYRELRAAFGPLWERRTEIFGK
- a CDS encoding sugar-binding transcriptional regulator, which encodes MEDKNLYIKIAHWYYTLGMTQDEIAKRLSFTRQRVNRIISSLRDMGIVTIKVNGYAQGNVAYEGAIEEHFGLKRVIIAESYDGESNYLPSLANTASQYLEDYLQPGMSIGVSWGETLAATISNLSFKRRSECTVVQMVGAQNIDMDMLKSDEIARSLADKLDSVCYMLYAPVVVDHAETKRMLMEERTIQKSYELMRRCDVALFGIGQVSRESTMCKRGLLKVEDIDRLRQDGFIGDVCVNPVTIDGRWQDCFIRDRVISANMDILKNIPNVVAIAGGEDKTEAIIGCLASGVIDTLITTDMTAERIVRTLSL
- a CDS encoding FGGY-family carbohydrate kinase, producing the protein MKYIIGIDAGTSNVKAVLFDVDGNEILVETLENEPIYIGDTDVEQNMNILWEKVALCIKMIMENGPAKADDILGIGVTGQGEGIWLMDENGEPVQDAILWCDGRAADEVAKVTEDDPKLGEMIFKTTGTPPLTGTQLMLLKWMKNNRKEVLDRAKTMFFCKDWVRYKLTGIINGDMSDTGTSLMDAEKGEVAVDLLKALDLGEYADLIAPVVISNKIVGNVLDGVAKDLGLNPETPVVAGAIDVVAAAVGIGAVEDKDICVILGTTCANEIFMKKEDCEFGKEGTRLEKHAVGDLFVNLMPTMNGTPNIDWVLNEIALTKDFSKVDIMIKDVPAGSGGVIYHPYISAAGERAPFYHPHAKANFFGISANTKRADLVHAVYEGITLSIKDCLQGADRNSKIFIAGGGAKSSIWAQMISDVTGMEVVVSAGNEFGAKGVAMMVGLAVGEYESYTDAARRTCKSERIYRPRPDQNAIYEDIYTLYKGIRIACESLWTARADVMKTISKRTREN
- a CDS encoding 2-hydroxyacid dehydrogenase; this translates as MKIFFTAEYDEEQLKPLYEMGEVVKDGWAIGLPKMPEEELMEKSADADIIITSYDDITRAVIENAPNLKLIACTRATPVNVDMAAAKERGIPVIYTPGRNSDTTAEMTVGLILSIARKIPMAYKALKEGKFTADPNAQKVTKEGLKVDMVWDMEPGSPYMVFKGTQLHGKTLGIVGYGSIGRRVGKIARAFGMELLIYDPFLCPIDLEEVGVKKAEKLEDLMKNADFITCHMKITPETTGIISREMIALMKPTAYFINSSRGAILDEEALIDALREKRIAGAAFDVYAKEPIASNHPYITELDNVVITPHIAGATDDVLINHTKQIVADVKRFSEGRRMLYEYR
- a CDS encoding L-fuculose-phosphate aldolase, producing MLLQKEREDVVKYCQMLITHGLTKGTGGNISILNREEGLFAISPSGIDYFETEPEDIVVMNLKGEIVDGDRKPSSEHELHRIFYTDRDDIAAVVHTHSVYSTVLATLREGLPASSYLVAFSGYDVRCAEYASYGSMELAKNTFEAMKERNAAFMANHGLIAGGGDILNAFNIVEQIEQCAEVYVKARAIGTPVLLDHDEMTRMIDSFNNSYGQRKAKKDL